One Dromiciops gliroides isolate mDroGli1 chromosome 3, mDroGli1.pri, whole genome shotgun sequence DNA segment encodes these proteins:
- the LOC122750692 gene encoding kallikrein-6-like, translating into MPFSRTPAGFHSAGMIMELLLFALILVTKVWAEEQEKVVVGSKCGVKEHPYQVALFYSNHLLCGAVLIHPQWVLTAAHCQKPKLQVLLGKHNIHRWEQNQQLSTVVRAIPHPAYNRVRHDNDIMLLKLPRTITLSPYVQPLNLPWESDCTDNSTSTCIISGWGKIDTEGHYPDTLQCASIHLVAQKTCQQAYPNQITSNMVCAGEKESGSDSCQGDSGGPLVCQGRLRGLVSWGEVPCGSGQKPGVYTDVCRYRDWIQRTIQAN; encoded by the exons ATGCCTTTCTCCAGGACTCCAGCTGGATTTCACTCAGCAG gAATGATCATGGAACTGTTGCTGTTTGCTTTGATACTGGTGACCAAAG TCTGGGCTGAGGAACAGGAAAAGGTTGTTGTTGGCTCCAAATGTGGAGTGAAAGAACACCCCTACCAGGTTGCTCTCTTCTATTCCAACCACTTGCTGTGTGGTGCAGTCCTCATTCACCCCCAGTGGGTTCTCACTGCTGCTCATTGTCAAAAACC GAAACTACAAGTTCTCCTGGGCAAGCACAACATTCATCGGTGGGAGCAAAACCAGCAGCTGAGCACAGTAGTCCGGGCTATCCCACATCCAGCCTATAATAGAGTTCGACATGATAATGACATCATGCTGTTGAAGCTACCTCGGACCATAACTCTGTCTCCCTATGTCCAGCCTCTGAATCTTCCTTGGGAATCAGACTGCACAGATAATTCTACTTCAACATGTATCATCTCTGGCTGGGGCAAGATCGACACGGAGG GTCATTACCCAGACACACTCCAATGTGCCTCCATTCATCTGGTGGCTCAGAAGACCTGCCAACAGGCCTATCCCAACCAGATTACTTCCAACATGGTGTGTgcaggagaaaaggaaagtggaAGTGACTCTTGCCAG GGTGATTCTGGTGGACCCCTAGTATGCCAGGGACGTCTTCGTGGTCTGGTATCCTGGGGGGAAGTTCCCTGTGGCTCAGGCCAGAAGCCAGGAGTCTATACTGATGTGTGTCGATACCGTGATTGGATCCAAAGAACAATTCAAGCCAACTGA